The following are from one region of the bacterium HR11 genome:
- the pcm gene encoding Protein-L-isoaspartate O-methyltransferase produces MNGSPTNGQAPEDFETRMALLREEMVQRQLIDRGIRDERVLAVMRKIPRHRFVPPEYVYAAYDDGPLPIGAGQTISQPYIVALMTELLHLQGPERVLEVGTGSGYQTAILAELAREVYTIELEVELLERAQQVLTSMGYTNVYFRHGDGSEGWPEAAPFDAIIVTAAPPEVPPALVEQLRVGGRLVIPVGTWDQDLQLIVKYGPAPTDYTAQSITPVRFVPLRTRRH; encoded by the coding sequence ATGAACGGTTCCCCGACGAACGGGCAGGCACCCGAGGACTTTGAGACCCGGATGGCCTTACTCCGAGAAGAGATGGTCCAGCGGCAGTTGATCGACCGGGGCATCCGGGACGAACGGGTCCTGGCCGTGATGCGGAAAATTCCCCGTCATCGGTTTGTCCCGCCGGAGTATGTCTATGCCGCTTATGACGACGGCCCCCTGCCCATCGGGGCCGGCCAGACGATCAGTCAGCCGTACATCGTCGCCCTGATGACGGAACTCCTTCATCTGCAAGGTCCGGAGCGGGTCTTGGAGGTCGGCACGGGTTCGGGCTATCAGACGGCCATCTTGGCCGAGCTGGCCCGGGAGGTTTATACGATCGAACTGGAAGTCGAACTCTTGGAACGGGCTCAGCAAGTCCTAACGTCGATGGGGTACACGAACGTTTACTTTCGCCATGGCGATGGCTCGGAGGGTTGGCCCGAGGCGGCCCCCTTCGACGCCATCATCGTGACGGCCGCCCCCCCGGAGGTCCCGCCGGCCCTGGTCGAGCAACTCCGCGTCGGCGGCCGCCTCGTCATCCCCGTCGGGACGTGGGACCAAGACCTCCAACTCATCGTCAAGTATGGCCCGGCACCGACCGACTATACGGCCCAATCGATCACACCCGTCCGTTTCGTTCCCCTGCGGACCCGCCGGCATTAG
- the nfi gene encoding Endonuclease V, translating into MSHPMGPWAESATRRTDASRSLAEAAQQALRQWRMPADLKEARNLQWTLARRVRTEDGPTQWRWVLGLDSAFVEGGRRIVAGAVLWDAAQRTTVRRWVAVADVEFPYVPGFLSFRETPGYLRVMTQVDHPVDVLLVDGQGTAHPRGFGIACHIGVLLDWPSVGVGKSRLFGRHEAPALNAGQWVPLWHPRTGAVIGAVLTTRPRTRPVYVSPGHRVSLERAVAIVLDCCDGYRLPEPQRQADQWVKRMRKQVWTIDHGP; encoded by the coding sequence ATGTCGCACCCGATGGGTCCCTGGGCGGAGTCGGCCACGAGACGGACAGACGCCTCTCGGAGTCTCGCCGAGGCCGCTCAGCAGGCCCTCCGTCAGTGGCGGATGCCGGCGGACTTGAAAGAGGCCCGGAACCTCCAGTGGACCCTGGCCCGACGGGTCCGGACCGAGGACGGACCGACCCAGTGGCGCTGGGTCTTGGGCCTGGACAGCGCTTTCGTCGAGGGTGGCCGGCGCATCGTGGCCGGGGCCGTCCTGTGGGACGCCGCTCAACGGACGACCGTCCGTCGGTGGGTCGCCGTGGCCGACGTGGAGTTCCCCTACGTCCCCGGCTTTCTGTCCTTCCGGGAGACGCCGGGCTACCTCCGGGTGATGACCCAGGTCGACCATCCCGTGGACGTCCTGCTCGTCGACGGTCAGGGCACGGCCCACCCGCGGGGCTTTGGCATCGCATGCCACATCGGCGTCCTCCTGGACTGGCCGTCGGTCGGCGTCGGCAAGAGCCGACTCTTCGGTCGGCACGAGGCACCGGCCCTGAATGCCGGCCAGTGGGTCCCCCTGTGGCATCCCCGGACCGGTGCCGTCATCGGGGCCGTCCTGACGACGCGGCCCCGCACGCGGCCCGTCTACGTCTCGCCGGGCCATCGGGTCTCCCTGGAGCGGGCCGTCGCCATCGTCCTCGATTGTTGCGACGGCTATCGGCTCCCCGAACCCCAGCGGCAGGCCGACCAGTGGGTCAAGCGCATGCGGAAGCAGGTATGGACCATAGACCATGGACCATAG
- the rsmD gene encoding Ribosomal RNA small subunit methyltransferase D: MSRIRVTMGRLRGRWIETRPDLPYRPLPARLREAFFSHAGPTIEACHFMDGFAGTGLMGIYALSLGASHVVFIEKDPRVARLLEQNLRRLGLADRTDVRVGDIQRVLTRPPAVPMDWVFLGPPYDFPTPRLEAVLERLVRYDWTRNDARLGVQRFKKSPAPRATGWTLYGTLAHGDDVVYLFQRTAESFGSSGIRESGSSGIRESGSSGGSGSPPSGGRPCGLRPPNRSVREHPDGTGFAETFHR, from the coding sequence TTGTCGCGCATCCGGGTCACGATGGGCCGCCTGCGGGGTCGGTGGATTGAAACCCGGCCGGACCTGCCTTACCGACCCCTGCCGGCCCGGCTTCGAGAGGCCTTCTTCTCCCACGCCGGCCCGACCATCGAGGCCTGCCATTTCATGGACGGTTTTGCCGGGACAGGCCTCATGGGCATCTATGCCCTCAGCCTGGGGGCTTCCCACGTGGTCTTTATCGAGAAGGACCCCCGGGTCGCCCGTCTTCTGGAGCAGAACCTGCGGCGTCTGGGCCTCGCCGACCGGACGGACGTGCGGGTCGGGGACATCCAGCGGGTCTTGACCCGGCCGCCGGCCGTGCCGATGGACTGGGTCTTTCTGGGACCGCCTTACGATTTTCCGACGCCCCGTCTGGAGGCCGTCCTGGAACGACTGGTCCGGTACGACTGGACGAGGAACGACGCCCGCCTGGGAGTCCAGCGGTTTAAGAAGAGTCCAGCGCCGAGGGCCACCGGCTGGACCCTCTACGGGACTCTCGCCCACGGCGACGATGTGGTATACTTGTTTCAGCGGACGGCCGAGTCATTCGGGAGTTCGGGAATTCGGGAGTCCGGGAGTTCAGGAATTCGGGAGTCCGGCAGCTCGGGCGGGTCGGGAAGTCCACCGTCCGGCGGGCGCCCTTGCGGACTACGCCCACCGAACCGTTCCGTCCGCGAGCATCCTGATGGGACTGGCTTTGCCGAGACATTTCACCGCTGA